TGTAGAACAAGGATTAAGGCAAACAAAAGCAGTAACTACAAATCGTGGAAATAAACTAGCAGGCTGAACGAGCTCACATATGGTTTTTTTTCCAATGACCAACTAGAACCAATgatgaaaaattagaaaaacaatGTCTTTTCTAAGTAAAGGATACAGTTTCCCAACGGATTCCATCTGATAGTGTTGTATGGGCCTGTTCCAAGCTCAAGTAGAGGATTGCACTTCTTGTCAAACACCGTGGCCATAGCAGGCATAACTAAGTGATTTAAGGAACAGCAACAACATCCAGAAAATATATGAAACATTGGATTCAAGAGAAAATAGGAATATTAACtgcatatttttcttttttcttttttttctttttttttaaagtaacgGTTGTGTCGAGGCTATCTTGCGCACTTTATTACAACTTCTGACACAATATAGGTTGGGAAGAATTACCCTAGTCCCACTTCTGCTAGGATTTGAGCCTTGGTTTCAAGGTTATCGCTCTAGCTCTTTGACTGCTATGCCACCCCTTTGGAGGCGAATACTAGCTGCAAATTAATCTTGAACAAAATCTCTCGAAAGAGGAAATAAGAGCTCCTATGATAGGACAAAACTTAGACCCTATCGATCAATAGAGCACATGTTTGTTGAATATACAAAAGCCAAATGATCTATGTGCTTGAGAACAAAAACAATATGTCCTCCGCCATTTAACAGTTAGTTCTATTGGTGTACATTTCTCTTAACTAGAAAGAAGGTTCAAAAAggaataattaaagaaaagctGGAACACCAGGAGCCACGAATGAGAGAATAATGGAAGAACCAAGCTCTAAGTTTTGGCAACTAGTAGTGGGCATATATTAAAGCTTTTACCTTGTTTAGAAAGATGTTGCATCCAATTTCAATCTTTGAAACATTTCTTCCAATATTCTTGTCTTCAACTTGTCTGGTTTTTCAGGACGAGTGTGTTATATTAACATGGACTCTTTTCAgactcttcttttttccttttttctaaggtttttgttttcatttcttGGTAACAATTTCACAAGTCTTGAGATTGGGTTTAGTAAAGGATACATCCATAAACAACTGCAAATTCTCTACCCGAATAGGACCATTGAACATCATGAATAGGGCCTTCTTTACCTGCAACATACCAAGGATCACCCTACATTGCAAATTCACTCATTCAACACATAACTTTTGCTGAATAGTAAGAAGATGAGAAAACATACGGAGAGGCACAAGCCCTTCATGGGTCCCATCAGTAGTCAAGTAGTTCAGTTTTGTTTCTCCATAGTAGCTCTGGTTTGTTTTATCAACATCTGCTTGGACCACAACTAGGAGCCCTGTAGAACCAGAATTCCAGCTCAGTTGCACAGTTGAGCAGCGGAAGAAGCTACGTCTAGCAACAGCTTGACTTTGTAAGTCCTTTGCACAAGCGTATATCTGAACACTGGCTGGCATTCCCTGcataaattaatttccaaaaggTTAATTGGGAACCCTAAGAAATGGCATCCCAAGCACTGGACTGTGAAACTTGAAGAATTTTGTGTTGTGTGGTAATCTGATTGCACAAAAGTGATTAAACTAAGGAAGTATTTAACTCTTCGATTAGCCTGTCCTTTTATATCTATGCCAAAAGACTTCCAAAGTATTCAGCCAATTCCTTAGATTCACTTAGCTGACTAATCTCCTGTAGCTTCCCCACAGATTTCACTACAAAAAACATGATGTACTGTGCTGTCCAGAAACACAACTCTTTAAAACCTGCAAGACAGCTCATTGATATATGTTTTACTATTTGCCTCCCACATAGCATTTATTATGAAAGCTTGTCATATATTCCCAAAACCTcgaaatataacttttattacATCAAGGAGTACTTTGTACAACTTCTGGAAAAAGTTTTTtgaatttctagaaaatatttaGGATGGGATACATTTTAATAAGACTTGACAGCGTTCGCACAACATTAATTGTGTCAAGTTGTCTAACAACAAGCAAAATTCGGAAATTCGGATTGGTTAAAGAGTCAGAAAGCATATCGAAATGCACATTTATCGATCAAGAGGAATAATACATGGATGTTTTAAATTGATAATTAATGAATATCCAACAATTTTCTTCCTGAACTGCAAAACAGACCTTGGATTCTGGAACAAATGCAGCTACATAAGATCCAGGGGCCTTAGAAAGCTCAAATGCAGCAACCCCAGGTACTCGAAGCCGGTTCACGAATCCCTTAGAGAAATCCTTAGGATCAAAAAATTGGATCTCATTTGTTGCCAATCGACATGCAACACTTTCGTCAGAGCTGAAACGTACTGAAGGCCTGAAGAaagcaagaatccaaaggaataTAAAACTACAAAATTATGAGCGTCAATTTCAACACAAACAGCCAAAGCAGAAGAAAAATTACCATGTAACTTTAGTCATATTTTTCTGGAAGAGTTGGTAAACAGATTCACCATTTTCAATTTTCCACAAGATTACGTTCTTATGCTGAGGAGATGAACATTTCTGGAAGGTCTGAAGATAAGTCCCACAAGGGGATATAACAGCTGCAAGAACGTTTGGGACATCAAAGGACCTAATCTCTCTCAAGGTTTTGCTATCAAAAATGCTAATTATGGAGTCTGATTTTGTAACCATAAGTTTGGACCCATCATCACTGAACTTTGTACTGGTACAAGGAATCCTATCCAGCTTGACACCAGGTTCACCGCTCGAGAAAGGAGGTCCATTCCAAATAAAAAAGCCCTCTGGTTCTCTTACTAAAATCTCCAACGAGGGGGAAGGCTCTACAACCGCCATCCTATAGGGTCAAATACAAAATAAACATTAGCCCATACATCAAAACCACCAGTACCAGAATTAACAGCAATCACATTTAAAAACGGCAAAACTTAGGtgccgtttggacatgcaatttcaaatcatgatttcaagttttgatttcaaatcccaaattcaCCTCAAAggtaaaatttcaacttcaaactttataaaatttaaaccgTGGCCCATAATTTTAGATTTTGCAAAAGAAAACCATCTTTATTACAAAAGTAATTACCCAACTCCTACTTTGCCAACCCAGTTTCCCCTTTCCATAAAACACACCCAAAAATCAGTCGGTGCTACTGCGAGGAATCCTTTATTACTCATTAATTTAGATAGTATAGCGTTGCCCGTTTGGTAAGACTGTATAAGAATTGGGGAaggttttgatagtttttacaaATTGTgggttttcatgtttatgatgAAACGTACAATTTGATTTCAAATCTTTGTTTGCAAAACTTACGACCAAacacaattacaactccaaatCAACCTTCATCCATATCAATAATTGCAAATCATGATAACATTATGATGTAAATTATTTTCCACAACTCAAagcaaccaaacactagaaaatgatttttctcaaggaaaacatgaagaattACACCCATCATCTGAAATCAAACATTGAAACTAAAACACTCGATAAACTACTAATGAAATAACATTGATGGAGAAAGTATCGATTACAGCATCAAAACCgaatcttttttttattattattttttattttttttaacaacggTGACAACCCTTGTTAAAGATAGGGTCTTTGATAGTATTATACAGCAAACTGCTCTAGTAGATTACTCAATGTGACCTACAAAATACAGAAACACTACACccaaagtaaaaaagaaaaatgatacatattctGTAtaggaaacaaaaataaatcacTTTCTCCACTTGATGTTAAATAATCAATGAACTCTGAATTACCAAAGTAATTAAGTGAAAATctcaacaaaaatcaattttttgctGTAAATCTGCATTGGGTGTGCATAACATTGGAAAGTcaattttcctcatttttacggaacttgttttcctagagaattttgaccaaccaaacattggaaaattgaaaaatgttttccaccagaccaaacacaccctaaaacACTCAATAAACTACTAATGAAATAACATTAATGGAGAAAGTATCAATTACAATATCAAAACCCAATCTTTGTTATAAGGGTGACAAACCTAATTAAAGTTTGGGTCTTTAATATTACAGCAGACTTCTCTAGTAGATTAATCCATGTGACCTACTAAACAGATAAAAAATACAcctaaagtatatatataaataaaataaaaagcaaaGAGAAGTCAGTTATGTGTTATGGAAACAGAAGGAAACATGATTAATGAGCTCTAGATTACCAAGTAATTAAGTGAAAATCTTAACAAAAAACAAATTATTGGGTATGTGAAGCTGTAAATGTGCATTGGGGTTTGCATAACAtttaagaaaagatgaaattaaCTTACcagaaaaatatatttgagaTGATTTCTTTGCAATAACAGGATTCACTTGTTCTATGCTCAgttgaactatttcttgattttgtgtACACTGATAATAATGGGGAGTTGATGAGAGGGAAGAACTTAGAGCTTGCGGCCTATTGGGTTACTTCTAGAAAATGACAAAACGGTACCTTAAGTGTGCATTGTAAAATTTTGGTgcaataagtttgtcaaaagctAACAtttttagtaggcgtttggccacagaaaacaaaagttttttcactttttttggaattttggagttggagttgtatttggccataatttttataaataattttttttttattgaaatgtacttgttttgtttgtgaaaaacttgaaaaacaagtgtttcttgtttttcaaattccaaatacaacttcaagttgtatttgtaATTTTCATGGctaaattcaaatttttgaaaaaagtgaaaaaaaatccaaaaaaaagtgaataattcttatggccaaacggtcCTTAGTCTTCACCAAATGTTTATCGAAGAGGTCTGTTTGATTTGACTAGAAATatggagaagaaaaagaaaattagtaggCACTCATATTTATAGATATAATTTTTACGATTTAcgctatattttatttatttctagagTTTGATGTAGCTTTTTTAAGTGTaatttatgttatttcttatattttttggtGTCTGGTGCAGTTTTTTTGTGTTGCATATTTTAAGATTTGGTGGAATTTTCTTGGTgtttacagtttttttttttttggcagaaaACATTTCAGATcgatttttcataaaataaatccaaGTCATTCGAGAAAAATCATCCACAAAAGTAACAAAATACTCAATGTTTTcatcaaatctaacaaacataTACTGTTAAATATTTAATGgaccatctttattattttcttggatTATATTTGTCCTTGGAAACGAATTTAGACATTTGCTCTCTTTCGTGGGAATTATATTGAAATATCAAGAGAGGAAGAAATCCGAGAAAAGGGTAAATAAAGAaataggggttgtttggtagctGCTTAGAGTTATGCAAGTAATAGTAATATATGGATtagttatgagggaatctatgtattattttatgcaggtattagttatgcagattttaattattcatgtattagctATTCCACCTTTTGTCGTGCATAAAATAATGcatagattccctcataacttatgcatgtattagttatgAGAGTTTTCAAATTGCAAATCAAACACCG
This portion of the Lycium ferocissimum isolate CSIRO_LF1 chromosome 1, AGI_CSIRO_Lferr_CH_V1, whole genome shotgun sequence genome encodes:
- the LOC132056689 gene encoding uncharacterized protein LOC132056689 isoform X2, whose product is MAVVEPSPSLEILVREPEGFFIWNGPPFSSGEPGVKLDRIPCTSTKFSDDGSKLMVTKSDSIISIFDSKTLREIRSFDVPNVLAAVISPCGTYLQTFQKCSSPQHKNVILWKIENGESVYQLFQKNMTKVTWPSVRFSSDESVACRLATNEIQFFDPKDFSKGFVNRLRVPGVAAFELSKAPGSYVAAFVPESKGMPASVQIYACAKDLQSQAVARRSFFRCSTVQLSWNSGSTGLLVVVQADVDKTNQSYYGETKLNYLTTDGTHEGLVPLRKEGPIHDVQWSYSGREFAVVYGFMPAMATVFDKKCNPLLELGTGPYNTIRWNPLGNFICLAGFGNLPGDMAFWDYKEKRQLGTTKAELSVTSEWSPDGRYFMTATTAPRLQVDNGVKIFHHNGSLYFKKMFDRLYQVDWKPESVEKFGDVEDLVKAVGSVKIDEAKAPGKGSKATQTFPKATQAFPKATPANPPAAKPAAYRPPHAKVAAAVQAEVWKAYFIEELSKNALKNKKKREKQREKKQAEATGAS
- the LOC132056689 gene encoding uncharacterized protein LOC132056689 isoform X3, producing the protein MAVVEPSPSLEILVREPEGFFIWNGPPFSSGEPGVKLDRIPCTSTKFSDDGSKLMVTKSDSIISIFDSKTLREIRSFDVPNVLAAVISPCGTYLQTFQKCSSPQHKNVILWKIENGESVYQLFQKNMTKVTWPSVRFSSDESVACRLATNEIQFFDPKDFSKGFVNRLRVPGVAAFELSKAPGSYVAAFVPESKGMPASVQIYACAKDLQSQAVARRSFFRCSTVQLSWNSGSTGLLVVVQADVDKTNQSYYGETKLNYLTTDGTHEGLVPLRKEGPIHDVQWSYSGREFAVVYGFMPAMATVFDKKCNPLLELGTGPYNTIRWNPLGNFICLAGFGNLPGDMAFWDYKEKRQLGTTKAELSVTSEWSPDGRYFMTATTAPRLQVDNGVKIFHHNGSLYFKKMFDRLYQVDWKPESVEKFGDVEDLVKAVGSVKIDEAKAPGSFPKATQAFPKATPANPPAAKPAAYRPPHAKVAAAVQAELFGGSSSGELSKNALKNKKKREKQREKKQAEATGAS
- the LOC132056689 gene encoding uncharacterized protein LOC132056689 isoform X1; protein product: MAVVEPSPSLEILVREPEGFFIWNGPPFSSGEPGVKLDRIPCTSTKFSDDGSKLMVTKSDSIISIFDSKTLREIRSFDVPNVLAAVISPCGTYLQTFQKCSSPQHKNVILWKIENGESVYQLFQKNMTKVTWPSVRFSSDESVACRLATNEIQFFDPKDFSKGFVNRLRVPGVAAFELSKAPGSYVAAFVPESKGMPASVQIYACAKDLQSQAVARRSFFRCSTVQLSWNSGSTGLLVVVQADVDKTNQSYYGETKLNYLTTDGTHEGLVPLRKEGPIHDVQWSYSGREFAVVYGFMPAMATVFDKKCNPLLELGTGPYNTIRWNPLGNFICLAGFGNLPGDMAFWDYKEKRQLGTTKAELSVTSEWSPDGRYFMTATTAPRLQVDNGVKIFHHNGSLYFKKMFDRLYQVDWKPESVEKFGDVEDLVKAVGSVKIDEAKAPGKGSKATQTFPKATQAFPKATPANPPAAKPAAYRPPHAKVAAAVQAELFGGSSSGELSKNALKNKKKREKQREKKQAEATGAS